One window of Bacillales bacterium genomic DNA carries:
- the coaW gene encoding type II pantothenate kinase has product MDIGVDAGGTLVKIAWWAKGELVFRAFPAAVLDDAARWLVSRGEETRICLTGGRAAELAAKLPLGTETTDEFRATCRGALHLMKQQRLDMPERFVLANVGTGTSIHVVEGTEFRRVSGTGVGGGTFVGLSYLLTGISNFEKLVRLAEQGEPGQLDLLVKDIYTMTDAPIPGELTASNFGKAAAAGPAGAADRVAAVLKMVAETVLVLAMQACDKYEANKAAFIGSTFHNHPLMQRTVAGYEKAAGKKVVFPANGWMSGAVGALLSLKEAE; this is encoded by the coding sequence AGTGGACGCCGGCGGAACATTAGTAAAAATCGCTTGGTGGGCTAAAGGAGAACTCGTTTTTCGAGCCTTTCCGGCAGCTGTTTTGGACGATGCGGCAAGATGGCTCGTTTCGCGCGGGGAAGAAACGAGAATTTGCTTGACGGGCGGGAGAGCGGCAGAACTCGCGGCGAAGCTCCCATTGGGGACGGAGACGACAGACGAATTTCGCGCCACATGCCGAGGCGCGTTGCATTTAATGAAACAACAAAGGCTCGATATGCCGGAACGGTTTGTCTTGGCGAATGTAGGAACGGGTACGTCGATACATGTCGTCGAAGGAACCGAGTTTCGCCGTGTATCCGGCACAGGCGTCGGCGGCGGGACATTCGTCGGGCTTTCGTATTTGCTGACCGGGATCAGCAATTTTGAAAAACTCGTTCGGTTGGCCGAACAAGGGGAACCGGGACAGCTTGATTTGCTTGTGAAAGACATTTACACGATGACGGATGCCCCGATTCCCGGCGAATTGACAGCCAGTAATTTCGGAAAAGCGGCGGCGGCGGGACCCGCCGGTGCGGCTGATCGAGTCGCGGCGGTACTTAAGATGGTTGCAGAAACGGTGCTAGTGCTGGCCATGCAAGCGTGCGACAAGTATGAAGCAAACAAGGCAGCGTTTATCGGCTCGACGTTCCACAATCATCCGCTCATGCAGCGAACCGTTGCTGGTTATGAGAAAGCTGCTGGCAAGAAGGTCGTATTTCCGGCGAATGGCTGGATGAGCGGCGCGGTCGGTGCGTTGTTGTCATTAAAGGAGGCTGAATAA